The genomic segment ACGCTTTTACTCCAATACCATTGATCACTTTAAGAGTTGCATCAGTAAATGATTTTTCAACAGTTTTAACAAATCACAGCGCTTATTTCTATGACTATGATTATCTGCTTAAAACGCTTGGCTACATCGCCTTCCCTATAAGAACGGTGCTTAGAAAAGTCGATAAGGTAATAGCTGTAAGTAGCGTCGCCGCTAAGTTCATAGGATCTTTCGTATCCTCCTCTAAAATAAGCATAATACCTAATGGAGTAGATACTTTGAAATTTAAACCATATGGTTCGCGAAACTACAGAGAAAATTTTGATAGTGATTTTATCATATTATACGTTGGGCGGCTGGTTCATAGAAAGGGGGTTCATCTCCTCGTCGAATCGATGAGTTATTTAAAAAAGGAAATACCGGACGCAAAGTTGGTCATAGCTGGGTCTGGACCGTTATTTTATACTATTATTGAAAAAATAGAGGCGAACAATCTAAGAGACAGAGTAATTTTACTAGGCAAGGTAAGTGATGAGGAGCTTCCAGATTTATACAGATCTGCCGATGTTTTCGTTCTGCCCAGCATCTACGGTGAATCTTTTGGAATAGTAGTTTTGGAGGCTATGGCTTCAGGTCTTCCAGTTGTTGCAAGCGCCGTAGGCGGAGTAAAAGAATTCATTAAAAATGGAGAAAATGGTTTACTGTTAGATGATAAAACTCCTCCAACTATAGCTGGGCATCTTATAGAGCTATATCAAGACTGCAGCTTGCGTAGAAAGCTTGCAAGCAAGGCTCGAGAAACAGCTGTTAAAAAATTCGACTGGAGAATCATTTCCGCGAAGATAGAGAAAGTTTACGAGGAAACGATCGAGAAAAGGCTGAACTATGCTATAACAAAATAATTTAGCAAAGTTCGAATTTTATATCTCCAGAAGCTTGAACGATTATAGACTCTCCTTTACGTCTGAATTCTAGAAAGCCTTCATTTCCATAAACCTTAACTCGAAGCTTAACGTAATCAACTTCTCTTGGAAGAACTGGAGAAGCTGAAACAACACCGTTTTCAATATTTAACGCTGTAAAAGCAGATATGAAAGCGTATGTAGAAGCGGCGCTCCATGCTTGAGGCTTATTAGCTATAGGCACGGGGCAGGGCGAACTATCGAGTCTTGGAAGACCTGAAAAAAGCTCTGGAAAGCCCTCTAATAAATATCCTGCTTCAAAAAGATCCATAGCTAGCTTAGCTGTTTTCTCAGTAAAGCCTTGCCTACCCAAGCCCAAAGCGATAAAGGCGTTGTCGTGAGGCCAAACGCTGCCATTGTGGTAGCTAAATGGATTGTAAGCGGCTTCTTTGCTTGATAGTGTCCTTATTCCCCAGCCGGAGTAAAGTCTATTATCGAAAAGGATGTTCACTAGCTCTACTTTCCGCAAAGCGGCATCTGTGTAGAGTAAATGGCCCTGGTTAGACGCTAGGGCTTTCGATGGTTTGTAATCACCGTCTAATGCTAAAGCGTAAAATTTAAGCTCTTCAATCCAAAAATCCTTGTTTAGCCTTTCTAATAAAGATCGAGCCCTTGCTCTTAGATGATTTTCGTCCATACCTATGAGATCAGCTAGTTCTGAAGCATCCTTTAAGGCTGCATACGCATAACCTTGAACTTCGACGAGCGCCACGGGATTTTTTACAGGAGTGCCGTCTTCATAGGGTACTCCTTCCGCAGAGTCTTTCCATCCTTGGTTGGCTAAACCTCCTGGTTTTGAAGTATACGTTACGTAGCCTCTTTCATCGATCTTTTTCAAAATCCATTCGACAGCTTTGCGCAGGTTATACGCTATATCTTTTAAACCTTTAAAATCTCCTGTCCATCTAAGATATTCTCCAGCCAACATAACGTATAAAGGCGTTGCGTCGACAGTGCCATAATACTGCGAGAAAACTGTTTTACCAGCTAGCGAAAGCTCATCTACTCTAACTTCATGTGGGATTTTTCCGGGTTCTTCTTCTCTATCCTTGTTTAACTCTTTACCCTGAAGCTTGCTTAGCAGTTTTAAAGTTCCAAGAGCATACTCGGGGTAATACGGTAAAGTGTATAAAGCGCTTAAGATGCTATCTCTACCAAAAACGCACGCGAAATTCGGTATACCTGCGAGGAAAATAGGTCCGTAAACTGTATGATACGTTAGCATATTCATGTCAATTATAGATTTGTAAATTACGTAGTTTATTATTGAATTATCTGTTTTAGCAGCTTGAATAAGAGCAGAGTGTCGTGCTGGAATTTTTGCGTATTCTGGGATACTGCTTATTTTTGGAGAGAATCTAACTGAAAGCTCATCGCCAGGCTTTAGACACGTCTTTACCATGTTTTTTTCGAAATTATCTTCAGAAACTTTAACTTCGAGAATTCTAGTCAAACCGTCTATTCCCACATATCTGTAGATTCCAGAATTTCCACGCTTTAAAAACTCTATTCTTCTCGCCAAAGGTCGTGCTCCACGAACTTCAAAAATGCTTTCAAAGCCAACATTAAATAATAAAATCAGGTCCACACTTTTCATGTTAAAGCTGGGATAAAAAATGGATTCTACAAGCGAACCATCCTCCTCTATGGATTTTTTCCTCAAGAAAATGCTATTTCCAGCTTTTATCCAAAGCGTTAGGCGCCAGGGCGCGATGTTTCTGGCGTTCAATGGGATAGGCCTTTGCTCGTTAATTTTGAGCTTAAGATCGGAAATAAACCTTGTATCCCAGCCGAAAAACCCGTGATTAGGCTTGCTGAAATCACCAAGAGAATCTGATATCGAGAAAAACCCTGAATGAGAGATTATAGACTTGCTCATTTAATAACCCTCTCGATAACAACCTTATAAGCTTCGACATCTTCTACTTCTGCGTCAAAACCGCCTATAGTCAATTTTTCACCATCAACATCTAGCGTAAAATTATTGATGTCGAGAGACCTTTTCACGTCAACAACCCATCCTTGAGCTGTAATGGGTTCACGAGTTTTTACAAACCAGCCTTCAATCTTTACATATGGCTTCAAGCCTTTAGATAGGATATTCTCAAGCTCGTTTAGTCCCATTCCAAATTCTAGAAAGATTTTTGGGTAAGATTCTGGGGATAAAGGCCATGATATCAGCTCTTCAGCTGTTCTCCAAGCTTTCTCGAAAATGTTTAGAAGTCTCCATATGAGATCTTTCTCGGTTATGTGAAAACCGTAGACTTCAGTCTCTGGAATGGGCATTTTATGAGGACTATAAAAGCGCCTACGAGCGTAAATTGTAACTCTAGTATCTGAAGTAACCATTAAAAAGTTACCGAGCATGTTCGTCTTAAGCTTGATCGTCCGGTACTTGGATAATCTTTCAAGAATTTCCTTGGACATCCTCGGGAAAACGAGCAAATAAACGTTCACGCCCTTATTGAGAAGATTTTCCAGAGCATCGATTATATTTTCTAATATCTGGAGAGGTAATTCTGCACAAACCTCTACTTGAGCCTCCGCTAAAACTTCTATTATCGTAGCTTCAAGCCCTTCATATCCTCGAATCAACGACACCATCATCTCTTCTTCACCAATCTCTTCTTCGACAGCTTTTATCTTGCTTAACAACTTAACCGCGTCTATTTTCAAATTCTCAAGAAGATGTTTCCGGCTTTCAAATAAAGCTTCGAGATCGTTTGCGGAATATAGCTTTGGTCTTCCGATGGAAGCTCTAACGAATCCTTTCCTTATAAGGTTTGATAAAATGTTATATAGTTGTGGCTGGTGGATGCTTTCTAAAGTTTCAAGAAGATCTTTTACAGTTGTAGGACCTTTAACCGCTATTGCAATATATACTTCCGCTTCTTTATCGGTTAATCCAAGCTTCTTCAGTATCGATTGCAATCGTTTTCTCTCGCTCTCCAAGCTTTCCCCCCGAACAGAAATAAATAGAAAGGTTATATTTATTTTTAAAGAAAAAACTTTATATACTATAAAATATTAGTATATAATCAGCAAGGTGAAAAAATGTCTTCCGGAATTACGAAGACGGTTGCTATCCTCCTAATTGTGATCGTCGTTCTCGGTATAGCTGTCGCCTATTTCGCGTTTAATCCTAGAGTCGAAATCGTCGAAAAAATAGTTGAAAAGCCCGTTGAAAAAGAGAAAATAGTCGAGAAACCTGTTGAAAAAGCTTTCATTAGATTCGCCGGTTGGAGCGCTGGAGAAACAGAAATGAAAAACTACGAGAAAATGATAGCAAAATTTGAGGAAAAATATCCAACAATAGAAGTCAAATACGAAGTTATCACTCAAATGTTCCATGAGAACATATTAGCAAGCTACGGTGCCGGAGTTGCCCCCGACGTGTTCTACGTGGACACAAGCTGGGCTCCAACATTTATAGAGAAAGGAGCATTGTATCCAGTAGACGAGCTTGCTTCTCCTGAATTTATCAACCAGTTCTACGACTTTCTACTTGAACCGTTCAGGGGTAAGGATGGAAAGCTTTATGGACTGCCTAAAGACTGGAGCATGCTAGCCCTCTTCTGGAACAAGAAGCTATTCGCAGAGGCAGGATTAACTAGTCCACCAGATACTTGGGATGAGCTCCTAGAATACGCGCAGATCATAGCTGACAAAACTGGCAAGCCGGGATTAGCCATATACCTTGGCGGTTTCAACAGATATGTTCCAGTGGCTTTAGGCTATGGAGCTCCTGCCCCATGGTTTGAAAAGCCAGGAGATGAAGCTTGGTTCGACAGACCAGAAGTAAAAGAAACTTTGATCTGGTACATAAACCTGTATAGAGAAGGAAAAATCGCTAGAGAAAACGAGGGTAAAACGCCATACGTGGTACAACCCGCGGACGTCGGAGCTGGATGGCTTGGAGACGCCTTTGGCAAGCAAGAAGTAGCTATGGTAATAAGCGGAAACTGGATGATACCGTTCCTAGCCGATCAATTCCCCGACTTCAAATATGGCGAAGACTGGGATATAGCGCCAGTACCTAAAGGACCTAAAGCGAGGGCTACAATGGCCTATACAGTAGCGCTAGGTATAAACGCTAAAACAGAACATCCGGAGGAAGCTTGGAAATTTGTGGAGTTTATATTGGGAAGAGACGGACAACATGAGCTAGTTGTTAAAATGGGACACACGCTCCCGTCTATGAAAGGCTTGGAAGAAAGCCCAGACATGTGGCCACAGCACAAGAAAACATTAAGCTTCAAATACGATAAGGTACTCGTATTCCTCTGGGGTCCGAAAAGCGGAGAGCTTGAAGGTAAAATAAGCGACGTAATGGCTGCTGCAATGCGAGGAGAAATTTCAACTGATGAAGTTATACCTACAGTAAAGGAAGCTGTGAGCGCAGTTTTGGGAGGATAGCAACAGAGGGTGTTTCTTTTGTTTAAATCCAAAATTTTTTCACCTTTTTTCGAGAGAGCCTCGGTTAGAGAGGCTTTAGGAGCTTTTGCACTTATATCTGTCGCGGTTATCTTCAATTTAACTTTCGGATATTTCTCAGCATTTTTCGCGGTGTATCTAAGTTTTTTTGAATGGGATTACATAGGACCTATGAAGTTTGTAGGTTTAAAAAATTACGAATTAATGCTAGTTGACTTATTTAAAGGAATGAGTGGAGCATCTTATTTCGTCAGCCCATTCTATACAGGTCTCAAAAACATAATACTTTATACAGCAATAGTTGTGCCTATCCAAACTTTCCTGGCTATAGTACTTGCCGCCCTAGCAAACCAAAAAATAAGGGGAATACAGTTCTTCAAGGTTAGCTATTTCCTACCAGCAACTACATGTCCCGTTATAATATCATTAATATTCATCTGGCTTTTCATGAAAAAAGGTTTTATAAATTATGCTTTAGGCTACGTAGCTCCCGGTTTCCAGCCGGATTGGCTGAACGATAGAAACTATATATTGCTTGCAATGTCTATAGTAGCTATATGGGGCACGAGCGGACATTTCTTCGTTTCCTTCCTAGCCGCTCTCCAAGCCATACCAAGAGACATCTATGAAGCTGCTATGCTCGACGGCGCAGGACCTATTAGAAGATTTTTCTTCATCACAATCCCCATGTTGAAGCCTATGATAACTTACGTAGTCGTCATGGGCTTAATCGGTGCTTTACAAATGTTCGATCTAGCCTGGGTTATGGCTGGAACTGGCGGAGGACCAGGAGGATCCGGATATACGCTAGCTATGGATATTTATAATGAAGCATTCACAAAATTGCGCCCAGGTATTGCAGCCGCAAAAAGCATGTTTCTATTCGTGATAATATTCGTTACAACATACGTTTACCAGAAAAAGTACGGAGGCGGTATTAGATGAAACTTAGAGAAATCATATGGATATCATTTGTTTACGCCGTGTTGATAATTTTCGCTTTCATATATTTGATGCCTTTTCTAAGGTCTGCAGTAGCATCTTTCATGACATGGGAGCAAGCATCTAAGTATCCTCCAGAATGGATACCTAATCCCTTCACGCTTGAAAATTTCGAAAAATTATTTAGACTAAAATTCTTCTCAAGATGGATTTTTAATTCGGCATTGTACGCCGGCATCATAGTTGCTGGCAACCTGATCTTTACTTCAATGGCCGGATATGCTTTTGCAAGACTCAGATTTCCCGGTAGGGATAGCTTATTCTCAGCTCTGCAAGCTTTAATGATGATACCAGGCTTTGTAACACTCGTACCAAACTATATTATCATTTACAGGCTTGGACTTGTGGATAACATTATTGGCTTAGCAATACTCGGAATAGTAAATGTTTCAAGCATATTTTTAATGAGACAATATTTTATAAGCCTGCCAGAAGACATATTTGAGGCTGCACGATTAGATGGATGCGGGCCGATCAAAACATTCTTTTATATTGCCCTGCCCTTGGCTAGACCAGCTGTCGGCGCTGTGGCAGTATACCAATTTCTCGGAGCCTGGAACGCATTTCTTGGTCCATTGGTGTTCTTACGAAGCCCAGAGAATTTCACTCTTCCCGTAGGCTTAAGCTTTGCTTTTCAGAGAACGATGTGGGTTGAATATACGCCTATCATAGCTGGCAGTTTAATCGCTTCAATGCCCACTATAACTCTTTTCGTGGTGTTGAATAAGTATCTTATAAGAGGTATTGTAGTAACTGGAGGTAAGGGGTGAAAACATGGTCGAAGTAGTTCTTAAGCATGTTACGAAAAAATTTGGTAAAGTGGTAGCGGTAGACGATTTAAGTCTCGAAGTAAGAGATAAGGAATTTGTTGTATTGCTAGGTCCGAGTGGTTGCGGTAAATCAACCACTTTAAGGCTTATCGCTGGATTAGAAAAGCCTGATAGTGGCGAAATATGGATCGGCGATAAGCTCGTAAATGACGTAGATCCGACCAGAAGAAACGTTGCGATGGTGTTTCAATCCTATGCATTATATCCTCACATGACAGTCTATGGAAACATAGAATTCCCGCTGAAAATGGCCGGTGTTCCAAAGGAGAAAAGAAAGAAGAAAGTTCTAGAAACAGCAGAATTTCTGGGTATAAGCGAGCTTTTAGACAGAAAGCCAAGCCAGCTTTCCGGTGGTCAGCAACAGAGAGTAGCTTTGGCTAGAGCACTGGTAAGAGAGCCTCAAGTCTTTCTTATGGACGAGCCACTTAGTAACCTCGATGCAAAACTTAGAGTAAAAATGAGATTTGAACTTAGAAAGCTCCAGAAAAAGCTTGGTATTACAACAATTTATGTTACCCACGATCAGGTAGAAGCTATGACGATGGCAGACCGTATTGCGGTAATGAACGCTGGAAAACTTCAGCAATACGGCACTCCAGAAGAAATATTCTACAAACCATCGAACATCTTCGTAGCAGGATTTGTAGGCAGTCCTCCAATGAACTTCGTCAAGGGAAAAGTCGTAAGCGAAGAAGCTCTAGTTTTTGATGTTGGAATTTTTAAGCTGAAAATACCAAACATTTACCAAAAACTTGCTGGCAGTGAATACGTTCTAGGCTTTAGACCTCAACACGTAGTAGTTTCAGCAACGCCGAGCGAAGATCTCGTTGAGGGATATGTGGCAGGCGTAGAAAAGCTTGGCGTCGAAACTTATGCTCATATATACTACGAAGATACTGAAGTAGTTCTTAAAATTCCAGACAGTTTAAAGTTTAAAGATAAGATTTATTGGAAACCTCTCGAAGATAAGATGTTCTTTTTCGATCCAACCACCGAGCTTAGGGTCGAGGTGTAGGCTCTGAAAGAGCTCATCAAAAAAATTCGAAGAGCAGAATATGTCAGCGTTAGAAAACCCAAAGTCGTAGACCCTGGCTGGAAGCGTATTCCGATACCACCCGCTAAAATCAACATTATAAACTATATAAAAAACAAACCCTTCGTTGCTTTCAATCCAGGAGCTGTTTTAGAAAACAAGCATTTCAAAATATTTCCTCGCCTCGTTTTTGACTATTATCTTTACGTATCGAGTATAGGGGTTTTCGAAGCAAGTGTTGAAGAGCTTGAAAAAGCCAAAAATTTTAAAGCTAGAATAATTATAGCCCCAGAATATCTTTGGGAGTTTAGGGGTTGCGAAGATCCTAGAGTAGTTAAGAGTAACGACATGTATTTGATGTTATATACAGGCTATGGTTATAAAATTGAAAAGGGTAAAGAGTTAAAGCCCGTAATCGTGCAAGTTTTCGCCGTGCTTGATGATAAGCTTAAACTGGTGAAGAAGGATTTTATAAAAATAGTTGGTAAGTGTTCTAAATATATTTCTCCTCTAAAAGATAGCTCAATCATTGAATATGGGAGAAAAACGAGCTTACTTACGAGACCTGAAATTAGAGGATTATCAGCTGGATGGTGGGGTATTCTAGACATAGAGGATTTAACTATAAATGCTGAAAATATGAAAATTGTACTATATCCTGAAAAGTGGGAGTTTAAAGTTGGATGGAGCACTAACGCTGTTAAGCTAGGATCGAATGAGTATCTCGTCGGATGGCATGGAATATATAAAGAGATAAATGCTTATCTAAATGGGCTAGCCATAGTATCTAACGATGGGAGCTTACTGGCGATAAGCGATTATCTTTTAGCTCCGAAAGAGCTGTGGGAAACTTATGGTGATAGACCATACGTAATCTTTGGAAATGGTTTGATCATGAAGAAAGACGTGCTATATTGGATTGGCGGAGTATGCGATTATGCTATTGGAGTGTACAGCGTAGATTTTGATAAGGTTATGGAGAAGCTTAAATGGATTAAAGGATAAAATACTTTAATTGTTAATAATAATGATGCTCGGTATGCTTAGTATTGAAGATATATTATTTTCAATCGAGCTGGCAGCTACGTATAAGCGTGAACAAGTTATCACTCTATCAGATTTTTTTAATAGCACTAGGTTAATATCTATCTAACCAGTTTTTGCTAGACGAGAAGCTGAACACTAAGCGGAAATTGAGAAAAACATTCAATGTTAAAGATATTTTATTTTAAAGCTGCAGGATAAATCGCTGGTAATCCTTCATGTTACATTGATAACGCCTAAACGAGACTATTCAAAAATTTAAAAGCCAAACGCTCCAAACCCATTAAAGCGCATCAGATTATGCGAGTATTTGAGATTTTACAATTCAAGGAGAG from the Thermoproteales archaeon genome contains:
- a CDS encoding ABC transporter substrate-binding protein produces the protein MKNYEKMIAKFEEKYPTIEVKYEVITQMFHENILASYGAGVAPDVFYVDTSWAPTFIEKGALYPVDELASPEFINQFYDFLLEPFRGKDGKLYGLPKDWSMLALFWNKKLFAEAGLTSPPDTWDELLEYAQIIADKTGKPGLAIYLGGFNRYVPVALGYGAPAPWFEKPGDEAWFDRPEVKETLIWYINLYREGKIARENEGKTPYVVQPADVGAGWLGDAFGKQEVAMVISGNWMIPFLADQFPDFKYGEDWDIAPVPKGPKARATMAYTVALGINAKTEHPEEAWKFVEFILGRDGQHELVVKMGHTLPSMKGLEESPDMWPQHKKTLSFKYDKVLVFLWGPKSGELEGKISDVMAAAMRGEISTDEVIPTVKEAVSAVLGG
- a CDS encoding glycosyltransferase family 4 protein — protein: MRILLASEWFTPDVGGVASHVRDLAINLARRGHEVAILTRKKQGRERSVYNLIELEQVEYLKIFHSLSGNGILKNILNIYNPDVVHAHHAFTPIPLITLRVASVNDFSTVLTNHSAYFYDYDYLLKTLGYIAFPIRTVLRKVDKVIAVSSVAAKFIGSFVSSSKISIIPNGVDTLKFKPYGSRNYRENFDSDFIILYVGRLVHRKGVHLLVESMSYLKKEIPDAKLVIAGSGPLFYTIIEKIEANNLRDRVILLGKVSDEELPDLYRSADVFVLPSIYGESFGIVVLEAMASGLPVVASAVGGVKEFIKNGENGLLLDDKTPPTIAGHLIELYQDCSLRRKLASKARETAVKKFDWRIISAKIEKVYEETIEKRLNYAITK
- a CDS encoding carbohydrate ABC transporter permease, with amino-acid sequence MKLREIIWISFVYAVLIIFAFIYLMPFLRSAVASFMTWEQASKYPPEWIPNPFTLENFEKLFRLKFFSRWIFNSALYAGIIVAGNLIFTSMAGYAFARLRFPGRDSLFSALQALMMIPGFVTLVPNYIIIYRLGLVDNIIGLAILGIVNVSSIFLMRQYFISLPEDIFEAARLDGCGPIKTFFYIALPLARPAVGAVAVYQFLGAWNAFLGPLVFLRSPENFTLPVGLSFAFQRTMWVEYTPIIAGSLIASMPTITLFVVLNKYLIRGIVVTGGKG
- a CDS encoding sugar ABC transporter permease, which codes for MFSPFFERASVREALGAFALISVAVIFNLTFGYFSAFFAVYLSFFEWDYIGPMKFVGLKNYELMLVDLFKGMSGASYFVSPFYTGLKNIILYTAIVVPIQTFLAIVLAALANQKIRGIQFFKVSYFLPATTCPVIISLIFIWLFMKKGFINYALGYVAPGFQPDWLNDRNYILLAMSIVAIWGTSGHFFVSFLAALQAIPRDIYEAAMLDGAGPIRRFFFITIPMLKPMITYVVVMGLIGALQMFDLAWVMAGTGGGPGGSGYTLAMDIYNEAFTKLRPGIAAAKSMFLFVIIFVTTYVYQKKYGGGIR
- a CDS encoding TrmB family transcriptional regulator, giving the protein MESERKRLQSILKKLGLTDKEAEVYIAIAVKGPTTVKDLLETLESIHQPQLYNILSNLIRKGFVRASIGRPKLYSANDLEALFESRKHLLENLKIDAVKLLSKIKAVEEEIGEEEMMVSLIRGYEGLEATIIEVLAEAQVEVCAELPLQILENIIDALENLLNKGVNVYLLVFPRMSKEILERLSKYRTIKLKTNMLGNFLMVTSDTRVTIYARRRFYSPHKMPIPETEVYGFHITEKDLIWRLLNIFEKAWRTAEELISWPLSPESYPKIFLEFGMGLNELENILSKGLKPYVKIEGWFVKTREPITAQGWVVDVKRSLDINNFTLDVDGEKLTIGGFDAEVEDVEAYKVVIERVIK
- a CDS encoding ABC transporter ATP-binding protein, translating into MVEVVLKHVTKKFGKVVAVDDLSLEVRDKEFVVLLGPSGCGKSTTLRLIAGLEKPDSGEIWIGDKLVNDVDPTRRNVAMVFQSYALYPHMTVYGNIEFPLKMAGVPKEKRKKKVLETAEFLGISELLDRKPSQLSGGQQQRVALARALVREPQVFLMDEPLSNLDAKLRVKMRFELRKLQKKLGITTIYVTHDQVEAMTMADRIAVMNAGKLQQYGTPEEIFYKPSNIFVAGFVGSPPMNFVKGKVVSEEALVFDVGIFKLKIPNIYQKLAGSEYVLGFRPQHVVVSATPSEDLVEGYVAGVEKLGVETYAHIYYEDTEVVLKIPDSLKFKDKIYWKPLEDKMFFFDPTTELRVEV